In Halomarina salina, one DNA window encodes the following:
- a CDS encoding enoyl-CoA hydratase/isomerase family protein has protein sequence MAGDTIRRDRDGDVLTLTVDRPDALNALNTDVLEELLDAVESADARVLVITGAGDDAFIAGADIAYMQDLSTPEAQAYAELGHRVTNAIEEYPGAVVAAVNGYAFGGGCEVALAADLRVASNNAVLGQTEIDLGIVPGWGGTQRLSRIVGDAVARRMVFFGERVDAEDAQRLGLVGEVVAQGELDDYVAEMSQELAEKPAFALRSAKEALNQVHEMPQSAGLAFERRLWSGMFGTHDQREGMEAFVEKRDPEFE, from the coding sequence ATGGCCGGAGACACGATTCGACGCGACCGTGACGGCGACGTACTGACCCTCACCGTCGACCGCCCCGACGCGCTGAACGCCCTCAACACGGACGTCCTCGAAGAACTGCTGGACGCCGTCGAGTCCGCCGACGCTCGGGTGCTCGTCATCACCGGCGCTGGCGACGACGCGTTCATCGCGGGCGCGGACATCGCCTACATGCAGGACCTCTCGACGCCCGAGGCGCAGGCGTACGCCGAACTCGGGCACCGGGTCACCAACGCCATCGAGGAGTACCCCGGCGCGGTCGTCGCGGCGGTCAACGGCTACGCGTTCGGCGGTGGTTGCGAGGTCGCACTCGCCGCCGACCTCCGCGTCGCGTCGAACAACGCCGTCCTCGGCCAGACCGAGATCGACCTCGGTATCGTCCCCGGCTGGGGCGGCACGCAGCGCCTCTCGCGTATCGTCGGCGACGCCGTCGCCCGCCGGATGGTGTTCTTCGGCGAACGCGTCGACGCCGAGGACGCCCAGCGCCTCGGCCTCGTCGGCGAGGTGGTCGCCCAGGGCGAACTCGACGACTACGTCGCCGAGATGTCACAGGAACTCGCCGAGAAACCGGCGTTCGCCCTCCGGTCGGCGAAGGAGGCGCTCAACCAGGTCCACGAGATGCCTCAGTCCGCGGGGCTGGCCTTCGAGCGCCGCCTCTGGTCGGGGATGTTCGGCACGCACGACCAGCGCGAGGGCATGGAGGCGTTCGTCGAGAAGCGCGACCCGGAGTTCGAGTAG
- a CDS encoding AAA domain-containing protein, whose amino-acid sequence MTVRGVVSEVGEPKTVSTRYGDRELLELSLRPDGGRGDPVTVTLWPKWTELAEWIDPGMDLLVTDPEEEEWNGETRYSTSKESFVVVEPSYLVNVTDVRAWVQCPRMYYLGNLTATPLNYPVVKGTLVHEVFGDLLRGRDLDEAIEDHVADAGLELGLLGRTADEVAGDVRENARAVENWLSQGALGQEDDWRSERTLIGERFGLKGRADAIRRGVPVELKTGKNLKKEPRFQDKVQAACYALLLGEYGDEGRTTGVAADGGETTAATEPSESESDDGPTYPDTGTLLYTKNSVLDRHEETGDLSPAKDFTIGRGFLQYVVRQRNQIAATAVRGDVPTGYESGAKCEYCFEQDTCMVVAGRLDEESKAGQIGTPVPEEEREYLRETFAAIEEERRSVHREYAKLWEQTAEERADDDRALIDLEPLGQHQREDGRWELRAKGTDAVSKIREGDVVLASDGHPTRGVAELARVVELGRSSAEQRSAETSTGERSDPGDIVVTTDEPVDLRRLDVYPSEFTVDRMLTTVHDAVLKGSQDRKDVLFGRRDPAFDESRAAGETFIDNNAAQDEAVRLAVTAEDCTIVQGPPGTGKTYTLARTVRELVDRGERVLLSAFTNRAVDNALEALVDQGHDDIVRVGTESGVRDDMLRFRLSKRGDPDERVAELNGASVVAATTASCGSRIVQSLDFDTAVVDEAGQLTEPGTLAAVNLADRFVLVGDHQQLPPVVRSENELSQSLFQRLIEEYPDASVLLDRQYRMSQRIQWFSSQEFYDGQLRPAGPDVAGRRLDDLPGVSEDALPPELANPVSFVDPSGHREGNTNPVEADRVREVVQSYLDAGLAPDDVGVIAPFRAQVSEIQRRAPEGVAVDTVDRFQGSDKEVIVLSTVATGDLDGPIFEDHRRMNVALTRAKRGLCLVGDERALSSEPFYGRLLEWAR is encoded by the coding sequence GTGACAGTTCGCGGCGTCGTGAGCGAGGTCGGAGAGCCCAAGACCGTCAGCACGCGCTACGGCGACCGCGAACTACTCGAACTGTCGCTGCGGCCCGACGGGGGCCGCGGCGACCCCGTGACCGTGACGCTCTGGCCGAAGTGGACCGAACTGGCCGAGTGGATCGACCCCGGCATGGACCTGCTCGTGACCGACCCCGAAGAGGAGGAGTGGAACGGCGAGACGCGCTACAGTACGTCGAAGGAGTCGTTCGTCGTCGTCGAACCCTCCTACCTCGTGAACGTGACCGACGTGCGCGCCTGGGTCCAGTGCCCCCGGATGTACTACCTGGGCAACCTCACCGCGACGCCGCTGAACTACCCCGTCGTGAAGGGGACGCTCGTCCACGAGGTGTTCGGCGACCTGCTCCGGGGACGCGATCTGGACGAGGCCATCGAGGACCACGTCGCGGATGCGGGCCTCGAACTCGGCCTTCTGGGGCGGACCGCCGACGAGGTGGCCGGCGACGTCCGCGAGAACGCCCGCGCCGTCGAGAACTGGCTCTCGCAGGGCGCACTCGGGCAGGAAGACGACTGGCGCTCCGAACGGACGCTCATCGGCGAACGGTTCGGCCTCAAGGGCCGGGCCGACGCCATCCGGCGGGGCGTCCCGGTGGAACTGAAGACCGGGAAGAACCTCAAGAAGGAACCGCGCTTCCAGGACAAGGTGCAGGCGGCGTGCTACGCCCTCCTGCTCGGCGAGTACGGCGACGAGGGACGGACGACCGGTGTCGCCGCGGACGGCGGGGAGACGACGGCCGCCACGGAACCGAGCGAGAGCGAGAGCGACGATGGCCCGACCTACCCCGACACCGGGACGCTCCTCTACACGAAGAACAGCGTCCTCGACCGTCACGAGGAGACCGGCGACCTCTCGCCCGCGAAGGACTTCACCATCGGTCGCGGCTTCCTGCAGTACGTCGTCCGCCAGCGCAACCAGATTGCGGCCACCGCCGTCCGCGGCGACGTCCCGACGGGCTACGAGTCGGGCGCCAAGTGCGAGTACTGCTTCGAGCAGGACACCTGCATGGTCGTCGCGGGCCGCCTCGACGAGGAGTCGAAGGCCGGGCAGATAGGGACGCCCGTCCCGGAGGAAGAACGCGAGTACCTCCGCGAGACGTTCGCCGCCATCGAGGAGGAGCGTCGCTCGGTCCACCGCGAGTACGCGAAGCTCTGGGAGCAGACCGCGGAGGAGCGCGCGGACGACGACCGGGCGCTGATAGACCTCGAACCGCTCGGCCAGCACCAGCGCGAGGACGGACGCTGGGAACTCCGCGCGAAGGGGACCGACGCCGTCTCGAAGATACGCGAGGGCGACGTCGTCCTCGCCAGCGACGGCCACCCGACCCGCGGCGTGGCGGAACTCGCGCGGGTCGTCGAACTGGGGAGGAGTAGCGCGGAGCAACGCTCCGCGGAAACGTCGACCGGGGAGCGGAGCGACCCGGGAGACATCGTGGTGACCACCGACGAACCGGTCGACCTCCGGCGACTGGACGTCTACCCCTCGGAGTTCACCGTCGACCGGATGCTCACCACGGTCCACGACGCCGTGCTGAAGGGGAGCCAGGACCGCAAGGACGTGCTGTTCGGCCGTCGTGACCCGGCGTTCGACGAGTCGCGGGCGGCCGGTGAGACGTTCATCGACAACAACGCGGCGCAGGACGAGGCCGTCAGGCTGGCCGTCACCGCCGAGGACTGCACCATCGTCCAGGGGCCGCCCGGCACCGGAAAGACGTACACGCTCGCCCGGACGGTCCGCGAACTGGTCGACCGGGGCGAGCGCGTCCTGCTGTCGGCGTTCACGAACCGTGCGGTCGACAACGCGCTGGAGGCCCTCGTCGACCAGGGTCACGACGATATCGTCCGCGTCGGTACCGAGTCGGGCGTCCGCGACGACATGCTGCGGTTCCGGCTCTCGAAACGGGGCGACCCCGACGAACGCGTCGCCGAGTTGAACGGCGCGTCGGTCGTCGCCGCGACGACCGCCTCCTGTGGCTCTCGCATCGTCCAGTCGCTCGACTTCGACACCGCCGTCGTCGACGAGGCGGGCCAGTTGACCGAACCGGGGACGCTCGCGGCGGTCAACCTCGCCGACCGGTTCGTCCTCGTCGGCGACCACCAGCAACTCCCGCCCGTGGTGCGGTCGGAGAACGAGCTATCGCAGTCGCTGTTCCAGCGCCTCATCGAGGAGTACCCGGACGCCTCCGTGCTGCTCGACCGCCAGTACCGTATGAGCCAGCGCATCCAGTGGTTCTCCTCGCAGGAGTTCTACGACGGGCAGTTGCGTCCCGCCGGTCCCGACGTCGCGGGACGGCGACTCGACGACCTGCCGGGCGTCTCCGAGGACGCGCTGCCCCCAGAACTCGCGAACCCCGTCTCGTTCGTCGACCCGTCGGGGCACCGCGAGGGCAACACCAACCCGGTCGAGGCCGACCGCGTCCGCGAGGTGGTCCAGTCGTACCTCGATGCGGGCCTCGCACCCGATGACGTGGGCGTCATCGCGCCGTTCCGCGCACAGGTGTCGGAGATTCAGCGTCGCGCGCCAGAGGGCGTCGCCGTCGACACGGTCGACCGGTTCCAGGGGTCGGACAAGGAGGTCATCGTCCTCTCGACGGTGGCGACGGGCGATCTGGACGGCCCCATCTTCGAGGACCACCGCCGGATGAACGTCGCGCTGACGCGTGCGAAGCGTGGCCTCTGTCTCGTCGGCGACGAGCGGGCGCTGTCGAGCGAGCCGTTCTACGGGCGACTGCTGGAGTGGGCGCGGTAG
- a CDS encoding nuclear transport factor 2 family protein encodes MTVAATIEAYYDALRAGDPLAPFFLDSPDAAKFGLSERLDGHDAIADGLRDQTETTREWVVESSDLVTGQQDDTAWFADSVFMGWTDVERGIRFEFDTRWSGTLVRVDDESSEPDESDGSAPHDWRFAAMHVSTTEAL; translated from the coding sequence ATGACCGTCGCTGCCACCATCGAGGCGTACTACGACGCCCTCCGCGCTGGCGACCCGCTCGCGCCGTTCTTCCTCGACTCGCCCGACGCCGCGAAGTTCGGCCTCTCGGAGCGACTCGACGGCCACGACGCCATCGCCGACGGCCTCCGCGACCAGACCGAGACGACCCGCGAGTGGGTCGTCGAGAGTTCGGACCTCGTCACCGGCCAGCAGGACGACACCGCGTGGTTCGCCGACAGCGTGTTCATGGGCTGGACCGACGTCGAGCGGGGCATCCGCTTCGAGTTCGACACGCGCTGGAGCGGGACGCTCGTCCGGGTCGACGACGAGTCCAGTGAGCCCGACGAATCCGACGGGAGTGCCCCCCACGACTGGCGGTTCGCCGCCATGCACGTCTCGACGACAGAGGCGCTCTGA
- a CDS encoding Zn-ribbon domain-containing OB-fold protein — protein sequence MSALTHEEWTDALREGDLLGVTCTDCERVYATPLFVCDDCGSRDLETTTLPREGEVYSETTIQVSPIDFDAPYQVGMVEVDGAKVMARLEGDAAIGDRVVFDDVQEVDGDLAPVFRVD from the coding sequence ATGAGCGCGCTGACCCACGAGGAGTGGACCGACGCCCTCCGCGAGGGCGACCTGCTCGGGGTGACCTGCACCGACTGCGAGCGGGTCTACGCGACGCCGCTGTTCGTCTGCGACGACTGCGGGAGCCGCGACCTGGAGACGACGACGCTCCCCCGCGAGGGCGAGGTGTACTCCGAGACGACCATCCAGGTCTCGCCCATCGACTTCGACGCGCCGTACCAGGTCGGGATGGTCGAGGTGGACGGCGCGAAGGTGATGGCCCGACTGGAGGGCGACGCGGCCATCGGCGACCGCGTCGTGTTCGACGACGTGCAGGAAGTCGACGGCGACCTCGCACCCGTCTTCCGGGTCGACTGA
- a CDS encoding FAS1-like dehydratase domain-containing protein gives MADVSAGDTSSYERTFTHEDVEQFTEVSNDAGEHHVETDDEGRLLVHGLLTATIPTKLGGDLDFVARTMDLTFHRPVYTGETIRCEMTITDVTPQDGRTRVQSRAECTNEEGETVLVGDYDGVVFD, from the coding sequence ATGGCAGACGTCTCGGCGGGCGATACGAGCAGCTACGAGCGGACGTTCACGCACGAGGACGTCGAGCAGTTCACCGAAGTCTCGAACGACGCGGGTGAACACCACGTCGAGACCGACGACGAGGGCCGCCTGCTCGTCCACGGGTTGCTGACCGCGACGATTCCGACCAAACTGGGGGGTGACCTGGACTTCGTGGCGCGGACGATGGACCTCACCTTCCACCGACCCGTCTACACCGGCGAGACGATTCGCTGTGAGATGACCATCACGGACGTGACGCCACAGGACGGCCGCACGCGCGTCCAGTCGCGCGCCGAATGTACGAACGAGGAGGGCGAGACGGTGCTCGTCGGCGATTACGACGGCGTCGTGTTCGACTGA
- a CDS encoding thiolase C-terminal domain-containing protein → MPRASVVGAGMTKFGVHESTLSELFAEAALSAFDDAGVGPDDVDALYFGNAMGGQTENDTHLAPKAASRIGLAGVPCQRFEDACATSANAFKNAVHAVEAGVHDTVLVGGAERCTPETGLGTAEMTRIFASASDRHYEQPTGLTFPGVFALMTKRHMHEYGTTEEHLAHVAVKNHANGQHNPVAHFGKEVTVEEVLDTPVVADPFRLMDCCPFSDGASAVVVTSTDRADSFDDPVDVGGIGHATDIVPLGAKPAPHHTQAARDAAAQAYEQADASADEMDLAEVHDCFTGAEVMASEAIGFFEDGEGGPAAADGRSALDGDRPINPSGGLKAKGHPIGATGTGQIVELTEQLRGDAKERQIDGAEKALAHNLGGDAATTVVTVMEVRR, encoded by the coding sequence ATGCCACGAGCGAGCGTCGTGGGGGCCGGAATGACGAAGTTCGGCGTCCACGAGTCGACACTCTCCGAACTGTTCGCCGAGGCCGCGCTGTCGGCCTTCGACGACGCCGGCGTCGGCCCCGACGACGTCGACGCACTGTACTTCGGGAACGCGATGGGCGGCCAGACCGAGAACGACACGCACCTCGCCCCGAAGGCCGCCTCCCGAATCGGCCTCGCTGGCGTCCCCTGCCAGCGGTTCGAGGACGCCTGTGCCACCTCCGCGAACGCCTTCAAGAACGCCGTCCACGCCGTCGAGGCTGGCGTCCACGACACCGTCCTCGTCGGCGGTGCCGAGCGCTGTACCCCCGAAACTGGCCTCGGGACGGCCGAGATGACGCGCATCTTCGCCAGCGCGTCGGACCGCCACTACGAGCAGCCGACCGGCCTCACCTTCCCCGGCGTGTTCGCGCTGATGACCAAGCGCCACATGCACGAGTACGGCACCACCGAGGAGCACCTCGCGCACGTCGCGGTCAAGAACCACGCAAACGGCCAGCACAACCCGGTCGCCCACTTCGGGAAGGAGGTCACCGTCGAGGAGGTGCTCGACACGCCCGTCGTCGCCGACCCGTTCCGACTGATGGACTGCTGTCCGTTCTCCGACGGGGCGAGCGCCGTCGTCGTCACCAGCACCGACCGCGCCGACTCGTTCGACGACCCCGTCGACGTAGGGGGCATCGGCCACGCTACCGACATCGTCCCGCTGGGAGCGAAGCCAGCACCCCATCACACGCAGGCCGCTCGCGACGCCGCCGCCCAGGCCTACGAGCAGGCCGACGCGAGCGCCGACGAGATGGACCTCGCGGAGGTCCACGACTGCTTCACCGGTGCCGAGGTCATGGCCAGCGAGGCCATCGGCTTCTTCGAGGACGGCGAGGGGGGCCCCGCCGCCGCCGACGGGCGCTCGGCGCTCGACGGCGACCGACCCATCAACCCCTCGGGCGGCCTGAAGGCGAAGGGCCACCCCATCGGCGCGACCGGAACCGGCCAGATAGTGGAACTCACCGAGCAGTTGCGCGGCGACGCGAAGGAACGCCAGATCGACGGCGCGGAGAAGGCGCTCGCACACAACCTCGGTGGCGACGCCGCCACCACCGTCGTCACGGTGATGGAGGTGCGCCGATGA